Proteins from one Microtus pennsylvanicus isolate mMicPen1 chromosome 7, mMicPen1.hap1, whole genome shotgun sequence genomic window:
- the Znf697 gene encoding zinc finger protein 697 isoform X1 has translation MSFVQPHRKPQRGGSGQLARVPARGRSAAAPGRRAGARLRLCARSRQAHRRKPWLPPLPFSCWMDQEDHQGVHEHQNSEDRGMGSDFENSEDREADPEERGMGSNPQDTEERGHLEQEMSSNPQDDDLRGDSHEREIVSTVCPEGLLSEEEGAVLGEEEDDQPGVPDMTLFPGLSESDSISRSPRGEEEEEEEEEEESAGENRLMEEDEQLPPPVLPWRRHLSLGGRHRGDKPAHRRFHRLHHPMAMDLGELDSLMASIMDAPTICPDCGESFSPGAAFLQHQRIHRLAEAAAVASLEPFRLAADCGGVVGMMGMGVAGDFGTGSALARPPREKPFRCGECGKGFSRNTYLTNHLRLHTGERPNLCADCGKSFSWRADLLKHRRLHTGEKPYPCPECGEAFSLSSHLLSHRRAHAAASGAGSAAALRPFACGECGKGFVRRSHLANHQRIHTGEKPHGCGECGKRFSWRSDLVKHQRVHTGEKPYMCSECGETFSVSSHLFTHKRTHSGERPYVCRECGKGFGRNSHLVNHLRVHTGEKPFRCSQCEKRFSDFSTLTQHQRTHTGEKPYTCIECGKSFIQSSHLIRHRRIHTGNKPHKCAGCGKGFRYKTHLAQHQKLHLC, from the exons GAAACCCTGGCTACCTCCTTTGCCCTTTTCTTGCTGGATGGACCAGGAAGATCATCAGGGTGTGCATGAACACCAGAATTCCGAAGACAGAGGTATGGGTTCTGACTTTGAGAACTCTGAGGACAGAGAGGCGGACCCAGAAGAAAGAGGAATGGGCTCCAatccacaggacacagaagagaggGGCCATCTGGAGCAGGAGATGAGCTCCAACCCACAGGATGACGATCTCAGAGGGGACTCACATGAGAGGGAAATAGTGTCCACTGTCTGCCCAG AGGGGCTGCTGAGTGAGGAAGAAGGGGCTGTCCTCGGTGAGGAAGAAGACGACCAGCCTGGTGTGCCTGACATGACACTGTTCCCAGGCCTGTCAGAATCTGACAGTATATCCCGGAGTCCccggggagaggaagaggaggaagaagaggaagaggaggaaagcgCTGGGGAGAACCGGCTGATGGAGGAAGATGAGCAGTTACCTCCTCCAGTGCTTCCCTGGAGGCGTCACCTCTCCCTGGGGGGTCGACACCGAGGTGACAAACCTGCCCACCGCCGTTTCCACCGGCTCCATCATCCCATGGCCATGGACCTCGGGGAACTCGACAGCCTGATGGCCAGCATCATGGACGCGCCCACCATCTGCCCAGACTGCGGGGAGAGCTTCAGCCCGGGCGCCGCCTTCCTGCAGCACCAGCGCATCCACCGTCTGGCAGAGGCAGCAGCGGTGGCCAGCCTGGAGCCCTTCCGCTTGGCTGCCGACTGCGGTGGGGTGGTGGGGATGATGGGCATGGGCGTGGCCGGCGACTTCGGGACGGGGTCCGCGCTGGCCCGGCCCCCTCGCGAGAAGCCCTTCCGCTGCGGCGAGTGCGGCAAAGGCTTCAGCCGCAACACCTACCTAACCAACCACCTGCGGCTGCACACGGGCGAGCGGCCCAACCTGTGCGCCGACTGCGGCAAGAGCTTCAGCTGGCGGGCCGACCTGCTCAAGCACCGGCGCCTGCACACGGGCGAGAAGCCCTACCCGTGCCCCGAGTGCGGCGAAGCCTTCAGCCTGAGCTCGCACTTGCTCAGCCACCGGCGGGCGCACGCGGCGGCCAGCGGGGCGGGCTCGGCGGCGGCGCTGCGGCCCTTCGCGTGCGGGGAGTGCGGCAAGGGCTTCGTGCGCCGCTCGCACCTCGCCAACCACCAGCGCATCCACACGGGCGAGAAGCCGCACGGCTGCGGCGAGTGCGGCAAGCGCTTCAGCTGGCGCTCGGACCTGGTGAAGCACCAGCGCGTGCACACGGGCGAGAAGCCCTACATGTGCTCCGAGTGCGGCGAGACCTTCAGCGTGAGCTCGCACCTCTTCACGCACAAGCGCACGCACTCGGGCGAGCGGCCCTACGTGTGCCGCGAGTGCGGCAAGGGCTTCGGCCGCAACTCGCACCTCGTCAACCACCTGCGCGTGCACACCGGCGAGAAGCCCTTCCGCTGCAGCCAGTGCGAGAAGCGCTTCAGCGACTTCTCCACGCTCACGCAGCACCAGCGCACGCACACGGGCGAGAAGCCCTACACATGCATCGAGTGCGGCAAGAGCTTCATCCAGAGCTCCCACCTCATCCGCCACCGGCGCATCCACACCGGCAACAAGCCTCACAAGTGCGCGGGTTGCGGCAAGGGCTTCCGCTACAAGACGCACCTTGCGCAGCACCAGAAGTTGCACCTGTGCTAG
- the Znf697 gene encoding zinc finger protein 697 isoform X2 has protein sequence MDQEDHQGVHEHQNSEDRGMGSDFENSEDREADPEERGMGSNPQDTEERGHLEQEMSSNPQDDDLRGDSHEREIVSTVCPEGLLSEEEGAVLGEEEDDQPGVPDMTLFPGLSESDSISRSPRGEEEEEEEEEEESAGENRLMEEDEQLPPPVLPWRRHLSLGGRHRGDKPAHRRFHRLHHPMAMDLGELDSLMASIMDAPTICPDCGESFSPGAAFLQHQRIHRLAEAAAVASLEPFRLAADCGGVVGMMGMGVAGDFGTGSALARPPREKPFRCGECGKGFSRNTYLTNHLRLHTGERPNLCADCGKSFSWRADLLKHRRLHTGEKPYPCPECGEAFSLSSHLLSHRRAHAAASGAGSAAALRPFACGECGKGFVRRSHLANHQRIHTGEKPHGCGECGKRFSWRSDLVKHQRVHTGEKPYMCSECGETFSVSSHLFTHKRTHSGERPYVCRECGKGFGRNSHLVNHLRVHTGEKPFRCSQCEKRFSDFSTLTQHQRTHTGEKPYTCIECGKSFIQSSHLIRHRRIHTGNKPHKCAGCGKGFRYKTHLAQHQKLHLC, from the exons ATGGACCAGGAAGATCATCAGGGTGTGCATGAACACCAGAATTCCGAAGACAGAGGTATGGGTTCTGACTTTGAGAACTCTGAGGACAGAGAGGCGGACCCAGAAGAAAGAGGAATGGGCTCCAatccacaggacacagaagagaggGGCCATCTGGAGCAGGAGATGAGCTCCAACCCACAGGATGACGATCTCAGAGGGGACTCACATGAGAGGGAAATAGTGTCCACTGTCTGCCCAG AGGGGCTGCTGAGTGAGGAAGAAGGGGCTGTCCTCGGTGAGGAAGAAGACGACCAGCCTGGTGTGCCTGACATGACACTGTTCCCAGGCCTGTCAGAATCTGACAGTATATCCCGGAGTCCccggggagaggaagaggaggaagaagaggaagaggaggaaagcgCTGGGGAGAACCGGCTGATGGAGGAAGATGAGCAGTTACCTCCTCCAGTGCTTCCCTGGAGGCGTCACCTCTCCCTGGGGGGTCGACACCGAGGTGACAAACCTGCCCACCGCCGTTTCCACCGGCTCCATCATCCCATGGCCATGGACCTCGGGGAACTCGACAGCCTGATGGCCAGCATCATGGACGCGCCCACCATCTGCCCAGACTGCGGGGAGAGCTTCAGCCCGGGCGCCGCCTTCCTGCAGCACCAGCGCATCCACCGTCTGGCAGAGGCAGCAGCGGTGGCCAGCCTGGAGCCCTTCCGCTTGGCTGCCGACTGCGGTGGGGTGGTGGGGATGATGGGCATGGGCGTGGCCGGCGACTTCGGGACGGGGTCCGCGCTGGCCCGGCCCCCTCGCGAGAAGCCCTTCCGCTGCGGCGAGTGCGGCAAAGGCTTCAGCCGCAACACCTACCTAACCAACCACCTGCGGCTGCACACGGGCGAGCGGCCCAACCTGTGCGCCGACTGCGGCAAGAGCTTCAGCTGGCGGGCCGACCTGCTCAAGCACCGGCGCCTGCACACGGGCGAGAAGCCCTACCCGTGCCCCGAGTGCGGCGAAGCCTTCAGCCTGAGCTCGCACTTGCTCAGCCACCGGCGGGCGCACGCGGCGGCCAGCGGGGCGGGCTCGGCGGCGGCGCTGCGGCCCTTCGCGTGCGGGGAGTGCGGCAAGGGCTTCGTGCGCCGCTCGCACCTCGCCAACCACCAGCGCATCCACACGGGCGAGAAGCCGCACGGCTGCGGCGAGTGCGGCAAGCGCTTCAGCTGGCGCTCGGACCTGGTGAAGCACCAGCGCGTGCACACGGGCGAGAAGCCCTACATGTGCTCCGAGTGCGGCGAGACCTTCAGCGTGAGCTCGCACCTCTTCACGCACAAGCGCACGCACTCGGGCGAGCGGCCCTACGTGTGCCGCGAGTGCGGCAAGGGCTTCGGCCGCAACTCGCACCTCGTCAACCACCTGCGCGTGCACACCGGCGAGAAGCCCTTCCGCTGCAGCCAGTGCGAGAAGCGCTTCAGCGACTTCTCCACGCTCACGCAGCACCAGCGCACGCACACGGGCGAGAAGCCCTACACATGCATCGAGTGCGGCAAGAGCTTCATCCAGAGCTCCCACCTCATCCGCCACCGGCGCATCCACACCGGCAACAAGCCTCACAAGTGCGCGGGTTGCGGCAAGGGCTTCCGCTACAAGACGCACCTTGCGCAGCACCAGAAGTTGCACCTGTGCTAG